The sequence NNNNNNNNNNNNNNNNNNNNNNNNNNNNNNNNNNNNNNNNNNNNNNNCCCCCGAGGCATCGAAAAGATGTAAAGATTTGAACATCATTACTTTCGAAAGCAGTCACAGGTGTTTCCTTTTCAACCCCACAAGACGTGAGAAATAATTAGGGATTTAAATAAACTTCATTTCCGTGACTAGTtacaggagtgccttcccgcccccacgagacatTAGAAGGAGGTGGaaatttgaccaacattatttgtgtaaccagtcacaggggttttctttccgccccccccccccaacaagaAGCGAAaaagaattaatcatttaaatcaaTATTCTTTCTGTGACCAGACATAAGAGTGCCCCCCTCACACGTGACATTAAAAAGGAGTAGAATTTTGGCcgacattatttttgtgaccagttaCAGAAGTGCCCTCCGACCCCCTACGAGACATTGGAATAAAGTAgagatttgaccaacattatgtTTGTAATGAGTCACAGGGATTTCCTTTCCGTCCTAAAAGACGTAGAAAGAATTAGGAATttgattgaacattatttttgtgaccagttaCAGGAGTGCCTTCCCACCCCGAGCAAGACAATGGAAAGGAGTAcagatttgaccaacattatttctctaAGTGTCACAAGGTTTTTTTCCTCCTAGATGACGTGGAAAATAATAAGTGCTTTGATTAAACCTTATTTATGTAACCAGTCACATGAGTTTTATTTTCGCTCCCACAAGACTTTGGAAAGGATTaggaattagaaaataaaatggtttcCATGACCAATCACAGTATTGTTTTCTCACCCCCTGGCGACAGGGAAGTATCAGGATCAGTTAGGAAAGGTAAGCTCTAAAGGGGAGTAAAAAGGAAGTACAATAAGTGGAAGAAGAGAACTGTAAAAGGGAGAAGTacgtacgaggtgtgttcaaaaaataaggtgactttatggttttctcaaaaaatatttatttattcctgaatatttatgttgtccccttcaaagtaatcgccctcagatataatatacttgtgccaacgctttttccaatcgtcgaagcacttctgacaatcattttgtggtatagccttgagttctttcagcgatgcagtttttatctccttaatcgttgaaaatcgatgtcctctcatgggtctcttcagttttggaaaaagaaaaaagtcactgagggcgctgaggcatgactgtggtgccgATTTTGGTCAGAAAACCTTTCACAAGCagtttcaaaattaagcagttttggaaccaATTTCGTTGACACACGTCTCaggcccaaaacgtccgaaaagatagcatggcatgagccaaccgatatgccaacatcttcagcaacttctctgatggtaattcggcgatttttcaacaccatttctcccactgcttgaacgttttcatatgTTGTTAACGTGCTGGGATGTCCAGGGCGagattcgtcttcgacatcctctcggccttcttggaatagcttgtaccacttaaacacatttttcttacccagagtagactcaccgtatgcaactgtcaacatttcaagagttttagagcactggattccatttttcacacaaaatttaatgcaaactctttgctccattttttttgaaagaagaaaatcgccgagcacaccaaacccttctaacctttcacgcctctgccagaaaaacaacacgagctatatagtcaaaactgtgaacatatgatcgtgacgagcgTACCagcacaacaaaacaaaaaatttaacacttgAATATACGTAGcccgtgaaaattgaaaaatcacattACTTTTTGAACGCACCTCGTataaatgaggaaggagtttcaGTTGATGTTTAAGAATAAATAACAGGGAAAGAAGAAAGATCTAAAAGAGGAATTGATGAGTGTTAAAACAGAAGTGGGCCGTGTGGAAGATAATAAACAGGTATAGGAAACGTACGGTGCTCGAAACGGAAATGACGGAATTAGGAGAACGAAAGAGGTAGATTGACAGGAGCTGAAGGACGATGAGGTAGAGAAACAAATGAGGAAGTCGAAAAGGTCTAAGGCAAGAGAGCTGGACGGGATAGAGAAAGAAGCTTGTCTTTATAGTGGATACTTCACAAAGGAAAGGAGTATTatcgacaatatttacgtcttgcggTATGTGGTGGATAGAGGAAGATCTATGCAGGCTTCGAAAGTGTACGCGCCTTTTTTAGACTCGCGTCTTAAAAGAGAGGATGAAGAGAGTGAGAAGCTACCAGAATAAAAATCGGTTGAAACTGAATGCGGAAAAGTCAAGATTATGGGGTTCAGGTAAGAAAATGGAAGGGGAAGGCGAGAGCATTAGAAGTGGATGGGAAAGACGGTGCACGAGCTGAAAGAGTTGGTGTACTTGGGCTTCTGCTTCGAAAGAAGGAGGAGTGAACTCTTTAGTCAAGAATCAATctcctttaataaatatttaaccatttgttacaaaattaattatttcacttaCCTGAATCTAAAGTGCAAAATTAATTGATAACCTAAAAATCGTTGACAGAGAATTGCGATACAACTTTTTGTTCAagacaattttataaatgttaaacTGACATGTACTAATAAATTCTCAAATTGATATGATAGAAAATGTTACGAGACAAAAACTACTCAAAAAGCGAGCGGAGACGTAGAGGCTTCAATGTGCTGATCATATGTAATACATGATTTGTTGTTAACTCAGTTGTTTCTAGAAGCTCTGAATAGGGATGCTATGTTTCTTCTAATAGATGACGCGGGTGTTTGCGGTCTTGCCAAAGAACCAGAATCACGACGGGAACTAAGGCTTCGTCCTCCGATTCTAAGACTAGGTAGACAACTCGGAAGGCGGGCTGCATCAGACGGAGCACGCAAACGAGCACTAGCACTACGACTAGAACTTAACCTCTGGGACATAAGAGGAATACACTGTGGGTCCATTGCTTCGGAACCTATTATTCCCGGTAGTGTTTCTCCTAATCTCGGTAGTGATTCCCTGATGCTCGGTAGTGAATCTAATCGTGACGGGGATGGAACAGTTGTTATCAGCGGAAGTGAAGTGCTGCCAGTACCGCGACGAAATGAGAAGCCAGCAGCATTTTCAATGAGCCATTGAGGACGTCGTACCTCTTTATTCTGCGAAATCAGATACAAGAAGGCACTTTGACAGACCCATACGCCGGTCCCTTCctgtatagaaaatttaacaaggtATTTTAGCCACTTACTTCCGTTAACGCGTTTAGTCTCATAAACTTGTTCAGGGTGATTGCGGTCcagttttttctttgtttttagaaTAACAATGTCCCCATGAAGCGAGTAATAACGAATACCACCATCTTCTCCATCCGGTACGTGTACTCCAaggatatattttttgtatattaattctCTCCCTGTGGGAATAACAAGATCTGGTAGATAGCTTAGATCAACTTGAGGTGGAAGATAGACAGGTGGTCTTTGGGGTTCAGAAGTTTCCACAGCTACAATTTCGGAAGAAGGTCCCTCACCGTGAATTTCAGAAGTTCCCTCACTATGAATTTCAGAAGGTCCCGCAGCATGAATTTCAGAAGAAGTTCCCTCAGCTTGAATTTCAGAAGCAGCTGCCGCGAGCGCAGCTTCGCGTTCCTGTCGTCTTCGTGCACGTTCTGGAGCTGCTtgatgatatttttgaaatacttgtgaacttaattctgtgaaaatataaaataatgtagtttTTTGTCCGTTAAATGACAGTTAATAATCCACTTAGTCTAAATCGAAATGTGTACAGTCTTCAGTCGTGAGAAAAATTCTCTCTGGTGCCGCTGGGATACGGAGCGGAAGAAAAAtacatcttaaataaaaaatctaaaatttgatatttcaaacaaaaacggctttatttttaaatatgaaaatatgttattaacaaaaaaaagttatttatgaacgaatttcttgaatccttaactaaacaGAGTCCTTGAACTATCAGCTATTAGCATAAGTGATAAAGCACCCGACCATTATTCGAAAGTTACGTAGTTTtataggtctatcaagctagcacctccacaaacgaaattcgcaaatttttttgtcagaattttgggctttttatgggctgtattgccgatttttgggatcccctactttttgtgaaaattcaaattttgagtggaggtgctgactagaatcaagccagcacctccactatataaaaattaaaagaaaaaaaatcaaacacgtcagaattttgggtttttttgggctcttaaaggCACCagtaaccaatttccaaaaaccacccctacaaaatataaaaccaccccctgtgtaaaaaatcaaatggctcaatttagagtctcaaatgcacttaacattatattagaaatatattagaaaaaccatCCCTGTGTagaaaaacgtcaacctaataataaaaacttaaaccttggtgTTGGCAATCTTGAACAACtcgaaaatcagagactccatttgaaccgtaaaattcgaaaaatatcagagactatagtaacactgcaatattccgaaaaagattcgCTTGCActaaattatgtttgattgttaaaaagggactgttttttaacgtcaagtgttagggaccaaaaatcggagtaggtatttttaagaagcccaataatcataaacgctgctgacactggaaaattctcaaaaatattaatttttgacaaagtcatatatgcatggtagagaagggttgattttataatttaaggattgatgcccaaaaatcagagtggatattttcgaggagaccaaaaatcagagactacttcaacactagaaaattctcaaaaatattattttttgacaaagtcatatatacgtggtagagaagggttgattttatacgtttaggtttgaagcccaaaagtcggagtggatattttggaggagtccaaaaatcagaggctacattacactagaaaattctcaaaaatattatttttcgacaaagtcgtatatacgtagtagagaaggattgattttataagttaaggtttgaagcccaaaaatcggagtggatattttcgaggagcccaaaaatcagagataacattaacactagaaaattccccaaaatattatttttcgacaaagtcatatatacgtagtAGAGAAGGTTTGATTTCATAAGTTAAGGgttcaagcccaaaaatcggactggatattttcgaggagctcaaaaatcaaagaCAACATTAagactagaaaattcccaaaaatattatttttcgacaaattctTGTATACGTAATAGAGAATGGTTGATTTTATGCGTTAAGGGTTAAAACTCAAAAagtagagtgggtattttcgaggagctcaaaaatcaaagactacatccgcactagaaaattctcaaaaatattatttcttgacaaagtcatatataaatgttagaaaaggtttgattttataagttaagggttgaagcccaaaaatcggagtggatattttcgagcagcccaaaaatcagagactacattaacactagaaaattctcaaaaatattattttttgacaaagtcgtatgtacgtggtagagaaggtttgattttataagttaagggtttaagcccaaaaatcggaatgGATATTTtggaagagcccaaaaatcagagactacattaccACTACaaagttctcaaaaatattattttttgacaacgtcatatatacatggtagagaagggttgattttttgcgttaagggttcaagcccaaaaatcagagtgggtattttcgaggagcccaaaaattaaagactacattaacactagaaaattctcaaaaatcttactttttgacaaagtcatatatacgtggtagggAAGGTtggattttatacgttaagggttgatgcacaaaaatcagagtgggtattttcgaggagcccaaaaatcagatactctacggacactggaaaattctcaaaaatattaatttttgacaaagtcatatgtactgtatgtgatagagaagggttgattttatactatCACCTATATATGACtttcgcaaaaaataatatttttgagaattttctagtgttaacgtagtctttgatttttgtgcttcaacccttaacgtataaaatcaacccttctctaccacttATGTAAtatgacattttcaaaaaaattatatttttgagaattttctagtgttaatgtagtttttaatttttgggctgctcgaaaatatccactccgatttttgggtttcaacccttatcttagaaaatcaacccctctctaccacgtatatacgactttgtcaaaaactaatatttttgagaattttttagtgttaatgtagtctctgatttttgggctcctagaaaatacccactctgatttttgggcttcatcccttaacgtataaaatccacccttctctaccacgtatatatgactttgtcaaaaaataatatttttgagaattttctggtggtcatgtagtctctgatttttgggctccttgaaaatatccactccgatttttgggcttcaacccttaacttataaaatcaacccttctctaccatgtatatatgactttgtcaaaaattaatatttttgagaattttccagtcaCAGTAGAGTTTaggattattgggcttcttaaaaatacctactctaAATTtcggtccccaacacttgacgttcaaaaacagtccctttttaacaatcaaacataattttgtgcaaaccaatctttttcggaatattacagtatTACTATAGTCtctaatatttttcgaattttacggttcaaatggagtgcatttgagactctaaaatgagccaaaaatctattgcattttggattttgcaatttttattttttgcaaggaggtggtttttgaaaatgggggtagttttttttttttcatgcattttagagcccaaaataagcccaaaattctggtgttctttgttttttccgaatttgattttttacatagggggtggttttatattttgtaggggtggtttttggaaattggttgttggtgcgtttaagagcccaaaaaaagcccaaaattctgacgtgtttcatttttttttcttataatttttatgcagtggaggtgctgacttgattcaagtcagcccctccactcaaaatttaaattttcacaaaaagtaacggagcccaaaaatcggcaatacagcccaaaaaatgCCCAAAAGAAGCCcgaaattctgacataaagaaagaTGGGAATTTCTTtcgtggaggtgctagcttaatagACCTTATTTTTATGCCCAGCGGGAggaaggagatcttttttcagacaaaaattttgtttaaaaaagtaaacagattcattttcaaccgaatatttgcATTTCTagtcaaaaaggtgaattttctactgaatactatacattttcgaaaaaaaagttcaattttccactacaACAAAGTCTGAACAAAATAGGTCCCGTTTCAACCAACTTGTTGAATTTGCCAccgcaaagaataattttttacacgaaaagacgaattttcagcaaaagagatacatttttgaagaaaaaaacctaatttttcaagCCGGAAGAGtaagttttcataaaaagaacgaattttcaacaatctacatgaattttcaagaaaaattcatccaatttgctaactaaaagagatcaaattatagcaaaaatgaaatggttaaaatatcatttaaaaaattaatttttaatttaaaaatctatcttttcgccaaactttttaacggaaaatt comes from Belonocnema kinseyi isolate 2016_QV_RU_SX_M_011 chromosome 5, B_treatae_v1, whole genome shotgun sequence and encodes:
- the LOC117173213 gene encoding uncharacterized protein LOC117173213; this encodes MKGTIASLFISSAVFFHSIELSSQVFQKYHQAAPERARRRQEREAALAAAASEIQAEGTSSEIHAAGPSEIHSEGTSEIHGEGPSSEIVAVETSEPQRPPVYLPPQVDLSYLPDLVIPTGRELIYKKYILGVHVPDGEDGGIRYYSLHGDIVILKTKKKLDRNHPEQVYETKRVNGSKWLKYLVKFSIQEGTGVWVCQSAFLYLISQNKEVRRPQWLIENAAGFSFRRGTGSTSLPLITTVPSPSRLDSLPSIRESLPRLGETLPGIIGSEAMDPQCIPLMSQRLSSSRSASARLRAPSDAARLPSCLPSLRIGGRSLSSRRDSGSLARPQTPASSIRRNIASLFRASRNN